Proteins from a single region of Amycolatopsis sp. CA-230715:
- a CDS encoding alpha/beta hydrolase, whose protein sequence is MTKTTRRAVLGALAGATAAGAAACTASRPSPRERPTFVFVGGNGATSFFWMPVVRALSLRGHRSHPVELPWHGLDAEFSLAYQAPQNLDALHRQPSNLSKVTLAEYADAVVGALRKVRAHGPVILVAHSLGGASATLAANLAHDLIDRLVYISAICCTARKSPLDYVLGAENKGSLGLAGTLPSAELSTPKTTMITHTNQRTADRRFHDGSRAATMAEATESQYYATINFCFQPIESASVSLEDARGNPATWGRIPRSYVRLTADRFNTVPNQDRMIADADAATPGNRFDVHDLDSSHLGFVLDADRIAAILDRIAS, encoded by the coding sequence ATGACCAAAACCACCCGCCGCGCCGTGCTCGGCGCGCTCGCCGGGGCCACCGCCGCGGGTGCCGCCGCCTGCACCGCGAGCCGGCCGTCACCGCGCGAACGCCCCACGTTCGTCTTCGTCGGCGGGAACGGCGCGACGTCGTTCTTCTGGATGCCGGTGGTGCGCGCGCTTTCGTTGCGGGGACACCGATCCCATCCGGTGGAGCTGCCGTGGCACGGCCTCGACGCCGAGTTTTCCCTTGCCTACCAAGCACCCCAGAACCTCGACGCGCTGCACCGGCAGCCGTCGAACCTGTCGAAGGTGACGCTCGCCGAGTACGCGGACGCGGTCGTCGGCGCACTGCGGAAGGTGCGCGCGCACGGGCCCGTGATCCTGGTGGCACACAGCCTCGGCGGCGCGAGCGCGACGCTCGCCGCCAACCTCGCGCACGACCTCATCGATCGCCTCGTCTACATCTCCGCCATCTGCTGCACCGCGCGCAAGAGCCCGCTCGACTACGTGCTCGGAGCGGAGAACAAGGGCAGTCTCGGGCTGGCCGGAACGCTGCCCTCGGCGGAGCTGAGCACCCCGAAGACGACCATGATCACGCACACGAACCAGCGCACCGCGGATCGCCGGTTCCACGACGGCTCCCGCGCCGCGACGATGGCCGAAGCCACCGAAAGCCAGTACTACGCCACGATCAACTTCTGCTTCCAGCCCATCGAAAGCGCGTCGGTGAGCCTCGAAGACGCCCGCGGCAACCCCGCCACCTGGGGCCGGATCCCGCGCAGCTACGTCCGGCTGACCGCGGACCGGTTCAACACGGTGCCGAACCAGGACCGGATGATCGCGGACGCGGACGCCGCGACCCCCGGCAACCGGTTCGACGTCCACGACCTCGACAGCAGCCACCTCGGGTTCGTCCTCGACGCGGACCGGATCGCCGCCATCCTCGACCGCATCGCGAGCTGA